TGCGTGGTGAACCGCGTGGCGAGCATGCCGCCCATCGAATGGCCGACGGCCATGACCTTGTCGATCCCCTCGTGCTCGAGGATGAGCTGCGTGTTGCGCGCCTGCGTGTTGAAGTTGTAGGGCGCGATCGGCTTCGACGACTTGCCGTACCCGATCTGGTCCGGAACGAGGACGCGGAATCCGGCGTCGGTCAGCCCGTCGATGATGTCGCCGAAATAGAAGCCGCCGAAGTTGTTGCCGTGCATCAGCAGGACCACGTGGCCGTTGGCCGCGCTCGTCGGCGCGATGTCCATGTAGGAGATGCGCACGTCCTGGCTGTAGACACTGATGTTGAGATACTTGCTCGGGGCCGGATACGGGCATTCGTCGCAGGTGATGCTGCCCGGCTTGATGTCCGTCGGCGTCGGTACCGGCGGCAGAATGTCGCGACCCTGGGCGCCGGCGGCGGCCGCCACACCGAGAATCACGAGCACCGAGGCGAGTGTTCTGACATAAACGGGCATGAGTCCTTCTCCGTGGTCTAGAGGTGTCCGTAAATGTACCATCCGGGGGCACGGGGACGGAAGTCCGCGGAAGACAGATCCCGCGAAGCAGCCGCGCGCGACTCGTTCACGCTCCATAGCGTGCCGGGAATCGGCACCCTCGGGAGCTACGACGAGCGTTGCGCGACCATCAACCCTGCCATGGCCTCGCTGCCGCACGTTCGGGGTGGACTCCGGGCGTCGGGCGTGAAGCCCGGTTTGCTGGCCGAGAGTGGGATTGTTCTGTAGACAAGTTACTCAATACTTAGTAGACTGTCTATACAACATGGAAACCGCGGACACCCGCGTCGACTTGCTCTACGGGACGCTGGACCTGCTCATCCTGCGGACGCTCGTTTACGGCCCGTCCCACGGCCACGCGATCGCCAAGCACATCCTGCGGGTGTCGGAAGACTCCCTCCGCGTGGAAACCGGCTCGCTGTACCCCGCCTTGCACCGGCTGGAGGGACGAGGCTGGATCGCGGCCGAATGGAAGAAGTCCGACAAGGGTAAGCGGGCTAGGTACTACCGGCTCACTCCTTCCGGACGGCGACAGCTCCTGGTAGAGCAGTCACGGTGGGAGCAGTTGACCGTCGCCATGGCGCGCGTGCTGCGCCCCGCGGACTAGGAGTACACACCATGCTGCGGCACCTGTACGTCCGCCTGCGCTCTCTCTGCACCTGGCGCCGGCAAGAAGCGGAACTCGATGAGGAGATTCGGTTCCATCTCGCCGAGGAAACAGAGGAACGGATTGCGGGGGGAATGTCTCCCGCGGAGGCGCATGCGGCCGCGCGACGCGACTTCGGCAACGCGACGCTGATTCGCGAGCTGGCCCGTGAGACCTGGGGTTGGGGCCCCGCCGAGCGGCTGCTTCAGGACGTTCGCGGCGGGATCAGGATGATGCGCCGCAGCCCCACCTTTACCACCGTCGCGGTCGGCACACTGGCGCTGGCGATCGGCGTCAACGTCGTGATGTTCAGCGTGTTGAACACCGTGCTGTTCCGGCCGTTGCCGTTCCACGCTCCGGACCAGTTGGCCATGCTGTGGACGGAGACCCCGAGCCAAGCGCTTCGAGAGAACCGATCGGCTTTCTGGAACATCGAGGAGTGGCGGCGGCAGAGTCGGAGCTTCAGCGACATCGCGGTCTTCGACAGCGTGGCGTTGACGCTGACGCACGCCGGCGAGACGCAGCGGATTCAAGGGGCCAGGGTGTCGCCGAACCTGTTTCCATTGCTCGGCGTGCAGCCGCTGCACGGACGGAGCTTCTCGGCCGACGAGACGGCGGAACGGCGACGTCTCGTCGTCATCAGTCATCGCTTGTGGCAGGCCCGATTCGGTGGTTCGCTCGACACGCTCGGCGTGTCCGTCGAGCTCGACGGACACGCGTCCCGCGTCATCGGCGTGCTGCCTGAACGGTTCGGGTTCGCGAGCCTCGATGCCGATATCTTCGAGCCCCACACGCTGTTTCCGGACTGGGAGGACCGCCGTTTGGTCCGCGGGCAAGATACGTGGTTCGTGATCGGACGGCTGCGACCGAACGTCACCATCGAAGGAGCCCAGTCGGAGATGAGCACGATTGCCCGCCGCCTCGACGCCGAGCTGCCGGTCGGCGAGAGGAACCGCGGCATTCGTGTCGTTCCCCTGAGTCGTCACGTAGTCGGTTCGCGGTCTCGCTTGGCGCTGTGGATGCCGATGGCCGCCGCGGCATTCGTTCTGCTGATCGCCGCCGCCAACGTCGCCAACCTCTGGCTGGCTCGGAGTCTCGGCCGTGCTCGGGACGTGGCGCTGCGGGCCGCGCTCGGCGCGAGCCCGGCCCGAATCGTCCGGCAGCACCTGACCGAGAGCACGACGCTGGCCGTAGGGGCTGGTGCGTTTGGCATGTTGCTGGCGGTGGTCGGCCTCGATCTCGTTCGTTCGCTGGGCGCGGTCGAGCTGGCGCGCCTCGACGAGGTTCACCTGGATACGAGCGTGTTCGGCTGGTCGCTGGTTCTGTCCCTGCTGACGGGGACGGTGGTCGGGACAGTACCCGCGCTTCTCTGGCGCGGGTACCTGCGACCCCTTGGCGACACCAGCTTGCGAGGTGCCGTCGGCGGAACGGCCGCCCGAAACATCCGGCGATCGCTCCTGGTGGCCGAGGTGACGTTGGCGATCATGTTGCTGGTGGGTGCCGGTCTCCTGATTCGGAGCTGGTGGCAGGTCGAGGGCGTCGACCCGGGCTTCCGACCAGAACGGGTCCTGGCGATGCAGATCGGCGCACCTGCGCTGATGACCCCCACACAGCGACCGAGCTTCTATTACCGCGTGCTCCAGCGAATCGAATCGACGCCCGGCGTAGAGCGGGCTGGCTTCATCAGTGACGCCTTCATCAGCAGCAGCCCCGAACGGACCCTCACCACCGAACGCGACGGCGAGGCCGTGTCCACGCGTCTGCAGTTCCGCAGCGACGAGATCAGCGCCGGGTTGTTCCCGGCGCTCGGCACGCGTCTGCTCGACGGACGCTTGTTTACGCCTCGTGACGGCCCCGAGTCGCCGCGGGTCGTGATTGTCAACGACACCATGGCGCGCCAGCTATGGCCGGGCGATGATGCGGTTGGGAGGCGCTTCAAATGGGGGCCGGCGGATTCCGTCGGCCCTTGGCTGACCGTCGTCGGCGTGGTCGACGACATGCGCCGCCAAGGGCTGGAGACGGAGCCGATACCGCAGATCTTCCAGCCGGTCGCCCAGAACCCGTCCGGGGCCGGATTCCTCATCATTCGGGCCGATCACGATGATCCGCTGGAGATGGCGGCGGCGGTGCAGGCGGCCGCGCGGCAAGTCGATCCTCTTGCGCCGCTGTACGGCGTGTCAACCTTGGAATCTCGGCTACGCGCGTCCTACGCGCCACGCCGCCTCCAGACATCCATCGTGGTGGGGTTCGCCGCGGCCGCGCTACTGATGGCGGCAATCGGGATCTACGGACTGATTCAGTATGCCGTCTCTACCCGCACGAAGGAGATCGCCATCCGCATGGCCGTCGGCGCCGATACCGGCAACATCTTCCGAATGGTCGTCGGCGAGGGGTTGGTGCTGAGCGGCGCGGGGGTCGCGCTCGGACTCCTCGGCGGCGTCTGGGTGGGTCATGCCGTTCGTCGCCTTCTGTTCGGGGTCGGCACCTTGGATCCGTTGACCTTCGTCACCGGGTCGGCAGTGCTGATCACCGTGGCCCTGGCCGCGTGCACTGTTCCCGCTCGCCGCGCGATGCGGGTCGAGCCTCTCGTCGCCCTGCGGGCAGAGTGATTCCCAGGAGACCGGTGCCCGTGTTACAGGCCTGGAGTTCGGCCACACGGACGCGCGGATCCTGGTCGAATTACGGCCGCACGTCCGCCACTACGCCAACGACCTCCCACGTCTCGTCTGTGCGCTCACCGTCACCGGACGCGAATCCCGGGAATCCGGTCGCCGTCACGTCGACCCCTCTCCAGCCTCCGAGGCGCTACGCGGCGGTGTGCCGCGGGCGCACGCACTCGGCGATCCTTGGGCCAGCCGCGATCTCGGCCCGGCGCAAGTCGTAGGTCTGCTGCAAGTTCAGCCAGACCTGCGGCGTCGTCCCGAAGTAGCGTGCCAATCGGAGGGCCGTGTCGGCTGTCACGCCGCGCTGTCCGTTCAGGATCGCGGTGATCCGGTTCACTGGCACGTCGAGTGCCTTCGATAGGGCATTCGCCGACAGGTCGAGCGTCTGAAGTTCTTCACGCAGAATCTCGCCAGGATGCACGGGCCGCATGCCGTTCTTCGGAGACATCGCCTTCTCCAATCGCTAGTGGTAGTCCACAATCTCGACGTCGCATGGCCCGTCCAGTTCCCAGCGGAAACAGATGCGCCATTGCAGGTTGATCCGAATACTGTGTTGCCCCGCCCGATCGCCTCGGAGCGCCTCCAACCGATTGCTGGGCAGTCCCCCCAAGTCCTTAAGTGCCTCCGCGCTGTCCAGCAGTGTGAGTCGGCGCGTAGCCTGATCCACGAACCCCTCGAACCGACGAACGCGGTGACCCTCGAAGAACCGCTGCGTGTCCCGGTCCCTGAAGCTTCGAATCACGAACTCCCCTAACGATATACATAAAGGCTAGAGGATTCCTCTGTGTGGTCGTACAGCCCAGAGGCGTCGACGAGTCTGGCATGATGGCCTCCGACGCTAGCAACTGTTAGTGGGAATCATCCGTCGGACTCCGGTACGCGCCGGGCAATGACGCGCAAACGGGGATCACACCGTTGTGGCTCAGGCGCGAAGGCGCCTGACGCCTGCGGATAGCGCAGGAGGTCAAGAGCCGTCAGCGCGGCCGACGAGATCTTCATCGTCCCGGTGTCGGTCTTGCGATCCACAGCCCCTGCCGTCACCGCCCCCAGGTTCTTGCGGAAGTAGAAGACCATCAGGTTGCGGCCCGTGCGGATCTTCGGCGGGCGCTTAGCCGACATGACCTGGAACTCCATGACGGCCTGATGCGTTGCACCATCAAGCCAGGGATCACTCAGGTAGCGCTAACCGTATAGTCTATGTAAATAATTCACAATAAAGAACTTGCTACTAGTGGACCGGCCATCCTTCCCTCGTTGTTTCCCTCATTCTATCCGGGAACCTACGGGACGATTGAAGCCGCCCGCGGACCCGCGGACCGTACCGCTCTCGTCGTCGAAGCGATACACTCCGCCACTCCGCGACGGATCTACGGCACGACTCACCATCGTTTGCCGCGGCCGCGCGGGCCGGTCCTCGCACTCGAAGCGGGCAGCCCCTTCTATCCCAGGAGCAGTCCGAGAGTGGGCAGCACCATTACGATCATGAAGACGCCTACCAAACTCCATGTCAGCCATCGCTTCGGGTAGCGCACCCAGTAGAACAGCAGCCCCGACAACGCCAGCGCTTGGCCCGCCGTCTCGATGTGACCGACGCCAAGCTGAACGCTCAGCGGAAGCGTCGTGTAGATCAACCCTTCTATCGAGCCGGGCGCAGGTCCGAACGTCGAGAACGTGCCGATCACGACCAGCACGACCCACATCGTCAACCAGCCGTACTGGCGGCCGAAGTATTGATCGCGCAGTAGGTAGAACACAGCGCCGAACAGGAGCCCTCGAACCGGTTGAAACAAAGGCCCCGCCATGACCATCGGATCGTCCGGGGACCTCATGAGGCCATCGAGCGGCGGCTCGGCAAGAGCAGTTCCGTAGTCAAAGAGGGTGAAGGCCAGCACACCCGCGAAGAAATAAGTCACGGTGTGCACGACGGCAGCTCTCGCGAGGATCCCCGGCAGGGTCAATCGATGTGGGTCTGTCATTCTTGGCACCGCCCCTCAGCCGGCCGTCCGAGGCGCCCGGCGACGCGAGGAATCGTCAGAATCGTGAAGTGTAGCGGATCGGACCGGCGCAGATGGCTGCATGGGCCAGTCCGGAGATTGTTGAGCGTGGGCTGGTTGCCGCGAGATAGGCCGCCCAGTTGTCCATCGGCCACCGCCGCCGCTCGAACAGGTCCGACTGTCAATGGCAAGTGAAAACTGCACACTCCAGGAAGGGGGAGAGCCCGTGACCGTCCTCCGGCCAGTCTGCCGTCGCCGCCACGTGGCGGGCAGTGACCGCCGCACCGATCAGCGCTGCGTCGGGCCGTCCGCGTGTCCGTCGAGATACGCCGCCCAGTCGTTCATGAGCCGCCGGCGGCGGTCGAACAGGTCTGACCGGGCGTAGGCCGCCTCGACCTTGTTCTGGACCACGTGGGCCAAAGCCGCCTCGATGACCTCGCGCGGGTGGTCCGTCTCCTCGGCCGCCCAGTCTCGGAACGACGACCGAAAGCCGTGCGGCACGGCGGCGATCCCGTGGTGCTGGAGCATCTTCGGCAGCGTCGATGTGGATATCGACTTCCCGCTCCGCATCGGGAACACGAGCCGGTTGCCGTAGCCGAGCGTCCGCGCCGCCTCGAGGATCTCCAGTGCCCGGCCGCAGAGCGGGACCCGGTGCCCGCGCTTCGCCTTCATCCGCGTGGCCGGGACCGTCCACACCGCACCGGCCGTGTCGATCTCGTCCCACGTCGCCAGCCGGACCTCGCCGGACCGCGCCGCGGTCAAAACGAGGAACTCGAACGCCAGCCTGACGGCCGGCTGCGCCGAGCCGTTGCGCACCGTCTCAATCGCCGCGGCCACGTCCTTGTGCGGCAGCGCCTGCCGGTGCGTCACGATGTCGTTCTGCGGCCCCAGCACCGGCAGCACGCGGTCGCAGGGATTGTCGTTCCGCATGTCGAGCGCGATCGCCCACTCGATCACCGACCGGATGCGCTGGCGCACCGCCCTGGCCGTCTCCGCCTTGACGTGCCAGATCGGCGTGAGGATCTCCAGCACGTCGGCCGTGTCGACCTCGGAGACGGGCCGGCGGCCGATCCGCGGGAAGGCGTAGCGTTCCATGCTGGTCCACCAGTTCTGCGCGTGCCACCGGCCGCGCCACCCGCCGCGCTTCTGCTCCAACACGCGCTCGGCGGCCTCGGCGAAGGTCGGGATGCCGTCAGCGCGGCGTTTCTCGGAGAGCGGGTCGCCTCCGGAGCGGGCCAACTTGCGGTTGGCCAGCGCCAGCTCGCGCGCCTCGGCCAGAGAGACGAGTCCCGCGGCGCCGAGTCCGAGTTCGCGGCGGCGTCCTCGGATGACGATGCGCTGGACCCAGCTTCGGGTTCCGGTGGGCTGGACGAACAGGTACAAACCGTTGCCGTCCGCGTGCCGTCCCGGCGGTGCGGACCGGACGAAGGCGGCCGAGAGCGCCTTTTCGGGATGGCGTCCCCGGCGCTTGGTTGTCCCCTACGGTAGCGCGAACACGAACAGCGTGTTCCCCGAGCTGGGTCGCAATTCCGGCGTCAGGGCAGTGAAGTGCGACGACGTGCCGCCGCTGCCGGTGCTGACCGCTACGTACTGGCGTCCGTCGACGGCGAAGGTAATGGGGAAACCGGTGACCGACGAGCCGAGGTTGATTTCCCAGAGCACCTCGCC
The nucleotide sequence above comes from Acidobacteriota bacterium. Encoded proteins:
- a CDS encoding alpha/beta hydrolase yields the protein MERERVARGCFAGSVFRGLPSPCPRMVHLRTPLDHGEGLMPVYVRTLASVLVILGVAAAAGAQGRDILPPVPTPTDIKPGSITCDECPYPAPSKYLNISVYSQDVRISYMDIAPTSAANGHVVLLMHGNNFGGFYFGDIIDGLTDAGFRVLVPDQIGYGKSSKPIAPYNFNTQARNTQLILEHEGIDKVMAVGHSMGGMLATRFTTQYPDSVERLVIYNPIGLSDNRFNRPMTPVDQIYERILQTDYQSTRRSLSRYVGHDPSAWNDQFELYTRIRSSWTLSSDFPRLAMVQAIISQMLYQDPVVYDW
- a CDS encoding PadR family transcriptional regulator, with protein sequence METADTRVDLLYGTLDLLILRTLVYGPSHGHAIAKHILRVSEDSLRVETGSLYPALHRLEGRGWIAAEWKKSDKGKRARYYRLTPSGRRQLLVEQSRWEQLTVAMARVLRPAD
- a CDS encoding ABC transporter permease; translation: MLRHLYVRLRSLCTWRRQEAELDEEIRFHLAEETEERIAGGMSPAEAHAAARRDFGNATLIRELARETWGWGPAERLLQDVRGGIRMMRRSPTFTTVAVGTLALAIGVNVVMFSVLNTVLFRPLPFHAPDQLAMLWTETPSQALRENRSAFWNIEEWRRQSRSFSDIAVFDSVALTLTHAGETQRIQGARVSPNLFPLLGVQPLHGRSFSADETAERRRLVVISHRLWQARFGGSLDTLGVSVELDGHASRVIGVLPERFGFASLDADIFEPHTLFPDWEDRRLVRGQDTWFVIGRLRPNVTIEGAQSEMSTIARRLDAELPVGERNRGIRVVPLSRHVVGSRSRLALWMPMAAAAFVLLIAAANVANLWLARSLGRARDVALRAALGASPARIVRQHLTESTTLAVGAGAFGMLLAVVGLDLVRSLGAVELARLDEVHLDTSVFGWSLVLSLLTGTVVGTVPALLWRGYLRPLGDTSLRGAVGGTAARNIRRSLLVAEVTLAIMLLVGAGLLIRSWWQVEGVDPGFRPERVLAMQIGAPALMTPTQRPSFYYRVLQRIESTPGVERAGFISDAFISSSPERTLTTERDGEAVSTRLQFRSDEISAGLFPALGTRLLDGRLFTPRDGPESPRVVIVNDTMARQLWPGDDAVGRRFKWGPADSVGPWLTVVGVVDDMRRQGLETEPIPQIFQPVAQNPSGAGFLIIRADHDDPLEMAAAVQAAARQVDPLAPLYGVSTLESRLRASYAPRRLQTSIVVGFAAAALLMAAIGIYGLIQYAVSTRTKEIAIRMAVGADTGNIFRMVVGEGLVLSGAGVALGLLGGVWVGHAVRRLLFGVGTLDPLTFVTGSAVLITVALAACTVPARRAMRVEPLVALRAE
- a CDS encoding HigA family addiction module antidote protein, with translation MSPKNGMRPVHPGEILREELQTLDLSANALSKALDVPVNRITAILNGQRGVTADTALRLARYFGTTPQVWLNLQQTYDLRRAEIAAGPRIAECVRPRHTAA